The genomic DNA AGAACTTATATAATACCTTGATGCTATGGTACAGTCCTTATGCTGTTGGATATAATGactattttctgttttttttttctttttttttttcttttcttctggaTACTATATCATTCCCTTTGTTTACAGTTTGTACTAGTGGTCTGATCAGTAGGAATGGTTGTTCTGAGTTATGTTTTTAGCCTTATAAAGTACCCTCTCTTCAGTCTTCATTGAGTAAGCCACAATCTTTAAATTGATACCGGATGACATACCGGTCACAGTGGCACTTATCAACCTCAATCTCTTACATTATGGACATGATCCATCTTTTGTAAGTTTCACTGATAAcaaataaagtaatatatttttatcttgaaaactgactattttaaaattgcttTCGCTAAAATAAGCCTGCCTAAAGCTAAGTTCTAATTTACCACTGAATCGAACCGGAATAATAGCAGCCGGTTAaaccggttcggtttagttAAGATTTCGTCAATTATTAGTTAGccggatttttttattttttttccagtttgCAACCCTTCGTATAATATACTCACTCTTTCACATCATACGtcctttttaaaacaaaattacagtGAATCTAGGGTTTGAAACAGTGTCTTCTCCGCCATGAAAACACGGCGACAGCACGTCTCCGAGGATGATGTAACCGTTTGTCGACGGAATACGCGACCGAAGACGACCTCAATTAATGGTGGAGAAAACGCATTACCGATCCCAATAGATCTCGTTTTCGAGATATTCTCGAGGTTGTCGGCGACATCTGTAGCGATATGTCGCTGCGTCTCGAAGCTATGGGCTTCCACACTTGGTTGTCAAGATTTCAAGGAGTTGTTCTTGAAAAGATCTTCGGCTTGTCCGCAGCTATTGTTCGTCGTCGGCCAAAACTTTGATgtgttctccttcttctcctcgcCTCAGCTTCAAAATCCGGATGCGAACTCGTCTCATGCAGTCGCCACTCGTCTTATGCATTTCCCCTTCGACAGTTTTTATGAAATGAGCGGTGGTTCTGTTCATGGATTGGTCTGTCTTGTTTATAATAAGCAGATCCCAAAGGGAAGGAAGGAAACGGTGCCGgtgatatgtaaccctagcacCGGTCAATCCTTAACATTACCCAAAGTGAGGACAAAGAGAGTTAATGTGATAAGCTACTTGGGATATGATCCAGTTGGTAAACAATTCAAGGTATTGTCCATGACCTGGCCTATACTTGGCAACCAAAAGGGGATGTGTGGGGAGCATCAAGTTCTAACTTTAGGGCCTGGAAAACTGTCATGGAGACTGATCGACTGTAGTGCTGTCCCCCATGGGATTCTATATAATGAAAATAGAATATGCAtcaatggtgttttgtattatcAAGCTTGGGTCCTTGGGTTTTCTAAGGTAATtatttgctttgatgttagctCTGAAAAGTTTACAGTTATTAACCTTGATAAGGGTATGGTACGTTGGCATGAGCCAACTCTGGTTAACTACAAGGGTAAATTAGGTGCACTTACAGCCTCAGATTTCGGGTCCTTTAGGACAGTTAGTGGAGATACTGAATGTCTTCAGTTGTGGGTTTTAGTAGACGCAGAGAAACACGAATGGTTGAAGTATACCTACGTCTTGCCCCCTTTGTGGAAGAATGTAGTTGGGAATGCTAGGTTACACTTTGTTGGTTTGACCGGTACAAACGAAATTGTCTTGTCTTCGGATGATCCATCCGGCCCTTTCTGTGTTTTTTACTACAATTTCGAGAGCCAAACTGTCAGAAAAGTTGAAATGCAAGGAATTCATGTAGTTACGAATCCCACGGTTCACATCTTTGTAGACCATGTAGAGAACGTGAAGCTTATGGAAATGTTTCTACCTCGTGTATCATAATAGATTATGGGCTCTTAGTACATTCATTATGCTATAATGGATGACTtatttattctctgttttttttaagttttgaactATATTCTGTGGTTTACATGgttgttctaacttctaaggcACGTTTTAGCTTTTTTAAAGTCCTTTGTAATTCTTAGTCCGACAAAAAATGTTTACGAGACCGTGGATTACATagtgcaaataaaataaatgttaccAATTACCACTGAATCGAACCGGAATAATGGCTGACGGTCAACCGGTTcggtttaattttgatttcgcCAATCTTATCTTATATAATTATGTAGAGTTTCTCTTAAAATTTTCAACCAGAGAATAACACATGTCCCATGAAAGCTCGACCTGtctaaaattcacaaaattatataacactTTTAATAATAAACTAATACATACAGTATGTCTTTTTCCTCAAATTTAAATACACTTATATACTTCCTccgtttttattatttgtcgttcgagagttaaaattttgtatcataatacttgttgttttagattttcaatgcaaatgTTTAGTAAAAATTCTAATTTAACCTaactgttttaatgttttaaccaatcaaaagattataaaatatatttaaaatgaataaaacaataaaattaatagttttcttaatttgtgtaaaacaaCCTTAAACGGCAACTAAtaaaaaacggagggagtatatattaACTAAACTTAAGTGggagttattggtttgagatttgaataaagtcttaaagactttaaatgttatgtagaatattttgttattatatcgagattttgttaaactctgctaaattttattgttattagtttgtgatttataaaaaattatttaaaatcttaacaaatttgggttactCGATTCAGTCTTTtataaacttattaaaatttctgtgttattcaattaaaacaaaggaacctaggattgttaatgaatttaattattatgttattggttcatgattttatacattttcttcataaaataaagtaatggaaagtatcacaaaaatacaaaaaatgtttaaagcattttacaagattttagaaaactaatcaacaaaaatatataatactctcTAGCAattcttaaaaatcttttacttattcacttttgatgattttgttaaaatccTCAACATTctatataaattagaatccaataacactccttaaatatatcattatatttacaataactaatatataaaaaatcatacagcaaaaaaaataacaccaTGACACACTTTATGGTTGACCGGccaattaatattatttaaatgtgAATTACCtacataaataacatatatgtaatttgttATCAAGAGGCAAACacttctaaatattttacaagacATTGTATTATAAAACTATCTTATAATGTCTATTTTAGTCACAacatatatgtaatttgttATCAACAAGCAAAcacttctaaattttttacaaGACATTGTATTATAAAACTATCTTATAATGTCTTTTTtagtaactaaaatatattatagatttaacATCAAagaattttgtaataaattatgCAAAAGATATACagtagaaaatttataataaaacataacatcaaacagatttattatatctaACAAATATTATTAGCTCAATCATTGGCGGTTTCACTTATGTACATAATACTTTTTGTTACCGCTATAAGATTGATTTTGCTTCAATtgcaatttcaaaattattattattattattattattattattattattattatttttttttttttgacaaccaatttcaaaattatttataaacacCTACTTTTAATTTTGACTCTCCTAGGTCGCTCACTAAAGTCGTATACATTAAATAACGCAATAAACTAATATTCGTAACGTAAATTTGTAAAATGGGTTCTCCAACTGTCTTTTAAACGTATACTTCAATTTAACGAGTTTTGCATGACGAATTTTAATATgaatttagttttctttttgtagtggACAAGTTTCCTTGCAATTTattcaagacaaaacaaaaattacaaaaaaaacatgtcttGAAATCACAGTTTTATGGGCATCAACCTCAACAAGGGACTCCACAACAACCGAAGTAATCCTCTAACATATGCAAGTCGAAAGGCAAAGTAAAAATATAGTTGGCTAATTCGTCGGTAAGATGATTAGCTTTCCtataaatatgtgaaatttGGACTATCCATTTATTCCCAAGATATAAGAT from Camelina sativa cultivar DH55 chromosome 7, Cs, whole genome shotgun sequence includes the following:
- the LOC104704274 gene encoding putative F-box protein At2g19630; its protein translation is MKTRRQHVSEDDVTVCRRNTRPKTTSINGGENALPIPIDLVFEIFSRLSATSVAICRCVSKLWASTLGCQDFKELFLKRSSACPQLLFVVGQNFDVFSFFSSPQLQNPDANSSHAVATRLMHFPFDSFYEMSGGSVHGLVCLVYNKQIPKGRKETVPVICNPSTGQSLTLPKVRTKRVNVISYLGYDPVGKQFKVLSMTWPILGNQKGMCGEHQVLTLGPGKLSWRLIDCSAVPHGILYNENRICINGVLYYQAWVLGFSKVIICFDVSSEKFTVINLDKGMVRWHEPTLVNYKGKLGALTASDFGSFRTVSGDTECLQLWVLVDAEKHEWLKYTYVLPPLWKNVVGNARLHFVGLTGTNEIVLSSDDPSGPFCVFYYNFESQTVRKVEMQGIHVVTNPTVHIFVDHVENVKLMEMFLPRVS